In one Dermacentor albipictus isolate Rhodes 1998 colony chromosome 4, USDA_Dalb.pri_finalv2, whole genome shotgun sequence genomic region, the following are encoded:
- the LOC135898329 gene encoding uncharacterized protein — protein sequence MAFMMPVVRNDYDIYNRSRRTSPEHSNSGSLMGSTSLSTSPNVRGSSEDVCKMFRTHEHLDALGPHRPRSGSLTSLKKFHHLLVDTLKRSAYHSSHVNVETGASHSASGCATSGQTKEQADCAEEQQCVKEEQQSK from the coding sequence ATGGCTTTCATGATGCCCGTGGTTCGAAATGATTATGACATCTACAACCGGAGTCGGCGCACCTCGCCCGAGCACAGCAACTCCGGCAGCCTCATGGGGAGCACAAGCCTGTCCACATCGCCAAATGTCCGCGGAAGCAGCGAGGACGTCTGCAAGATGTTCCGCACTCACGAGCATCTGGACGCCCTCGGTCCACACCGGCCAAGGTCAGGATCGCTGACGTCACTCAAGAAGTTCCACCATTTGCTAGTGGATACCCTGAAGCGCTCCGCGTATCACAGCAGCCACGTCAACGTGGAGACGGGGGCGTCGCATTCCGCTTCTGGATGTGCCACAAGCGGACAGACCAAAGAACAAGCTGATTGCGCTGAAGAACAACAGTGCGTGAAAGAAGAACAGCAAAGCAAGTGA
- the LOC135898330 gene encoding uncharacterized protein, with protein MAFMIPAVRNEYDIYLSRSPRNCGSPPTQEWSTSSVEEYLRSMRGSACQNNNCVSVKNNNLGASRDRSSCSSSPQRKTSRDIVSMQARVDPVLIEKLKKCDPS; from the coding sequence ATGGCGTTCATGATCCCGGCTGTCCGCAACGAATACGACATCTACCTCAGCCGAAGCCCACGCAACTGCGGTTCACCGCCGACGCAGGAATGGTCCACAAGTAGCGTCGAGGAGTACCTCAGGAGCATGCGTGGATCGGCCTGCCAAAACAACAACTGCGTCTCCGTGAAGAACAACAACCTTGGGGCGAGCAGGGACCGGTCGTCCTGCTCTTCGTCGCCTCAGCGCAAGACAAGCAGGGACATCGTCAGCATGCAAGCACGAGTCGACCCGGTGCTCATCGAGAAGCTGAAGAAGTGCGACCCGTCTTAG